ACCTCATTGTCTGTGTGGTGGGGCTGATCGGGAATTCTCTGGTCATTTATGTGGTCCTACGGCACTCTGTAAGCGAGTCAGTGACCAACGTCTACATATTGAATCTGGCCCTAGCTGATGAGCTTTTCATGCTGGGCCTCCCATTCCTGGCCGCACAAAATGCTCTGTCCTACTGGCCTTTTGGGTCTTTCATGTGCCGCCTGGTGATGGCTGTGGATGCCATCAACCAGTTCACCAGCATCTTCTGCCTGACAGTGATGAGTGTTGATCGCTACCTGGCCGTGGTCCACCCAGGGAAGTCCTCCAAATGGCGGACAGCACGAGTGGCCAAGGCTGTGAGTGCAACTGTGTGGGTGCTGTCTTCCGTGGTGGTGCTGCCCGTGGTGGTCTTCTCAGATGTCCCCTTAGGGATGAGCACATGCCACATTCAGTGGCCAGAGCCTGCCTCCGTGTGGAGAGCTGGCTTCATCGTCTACACTGCCACCCTAGGATTCTTTGGGCCACTGCTGGTGATTTGTCTCTGCTACCTTCTTATCGTCGTGAAGGTCCGTTCCTCTGGCAGGCGGGTGAGGGCTCTGTCCTCCAAGCACAAGCTTTCAGAGCGCAGGGTAACCCGCATGGTGGTGGCTGTTGTGGCTGTCTTCATCCTTTGCTGGCTCCCCTTCTATGTTCTCAACATAATCAATGTCGTCTGCCCACTGCCAGAGGAGCCGTCCCTCTTTGGTGTCTACTTCCTCGTGGTGGTGCTGCCATATGCCAACAGCTGTGCCAATCCTATCATCTATGGCTTCCTCTCCTACCGCTTCAAGCAGGGCTTCCGGAGGGCCATCCTCAGGCCGTCTCGCCGAGTCCAGAGCCAGGAAGTGCCAGCATGTCCCCCAGAGAAGACTGATGATGAAGGGGAAGAGGGTGAGATCAGCAAGATCACCCAAAATGGTAATGACAGGCAGGAACACCCTTTAAGcagtggggaaggagaaaacagtgAGCAAAAACCACTCCCTGAGGAGCCTGTGGGATGTGAAAAGAGCAACAAATTGCATGTGAGTTATTTATGATGAAAGGGATGGTGCAGGAGAAAGAGATATTGGGACATGGGATCCCCTTCACCCTCTGTGCTTTTCCACCAAGGCAATGGGAGAGGTTGATACAAGGAAATATTCATGGCCGAAACTCTGCTTAAAGATGAAGAGGGCTCCATGAGCTTGTGGAAGAAGCAAGGCATTGTTCTTGGCTTTGGAGGGGACACCTCAGGTTTGTGTGGTACCAGGTAAAGGAAGAACTGGATTCAGGGAGAGCTGAAGAGGTGATGGGCACTGACAGTATGGAGAGAGCAAGGCCAGCCCTAGACTGCATGATCCATCCTTAGATCACCCAGCTGTGCAAGGCACCAGCTGCCATTTGACTGTGGCACCTCAAGAAAATCCTCAAAATGGCATATATGACATGTACCATTGAAGATCTAGAACAGGCATTTCAGTGCCTTGGTTATCTTCCTTATAAACAGGAGAAGTGGTTTACCCTAaaggaagaacaggaagaaaaatgtctgcagCTAAGACATGCTAGTTGCATGAATGTCTGACCCTTCTCTAGCTCTTCAATAAGTCTTGGGGACAGTGTCTCTACCCATGCTGGTCCTGGCTGGAGACCACTCTGACTGCTCAAGGCCTTCTCTTTCTTACCAGGGCTCTCATGGACTCTGGGTAGGTTGATGAGACTTAGCTGGGAGAACAAATGGGACAATTTTTTCCTGAACCTCATATTCTTTAGGGTTTTCCTGGTGCCTCTGCACCCTGGTGCAGAGGTAGAGAAGAAGACAACAAGGCATGGGTTGGAGGCAGAGTTTCTTACAAGCTGAAATgcccttccccttttcctctaTCTAAGCCTTactgtaaataaacaaaaagcttttggaCTTAAAAGGCCAACTGGGCAGAACTATTCTGTGTGTTTAGGGGAGGGAGGGTGCTATAGACTTGGTTCTCCTGAGAATACACAATGTCTTGGAGATGAGTTGGTCTTTGTATGGAGTAACATTTGGCTGGTACAGAAGATCAAGGCATATATCAGTACAGGATgggggcagggagcagaaggAGGTCATGGGATCTCCAGTGTGTGAATTGATTTGTCTTATGGGAAATGTCAGAATATTCGGCTCAGGATGGAGAAGATATGATGCGTTTGCATGTGTAGAAAGGTGGTTGCATGCGAAAGTTTGATCACTGGACTGTACGTGTGTGAGAATGCCTGAACAGGGTTAGAGATAGAGGAGCCAGTGCTGGTGGGAGATGTGCATGGGTTGGGCACTGATGCTAATCTGTGTGTGGCCGTGGGGCGTGTATAAACGTGTACAAATGTAGATAAggggtatgtgtgtgtgtgagtgtatACAAACACAGATGAGGAAGTGTGTTTGTGTAACTGTGTAGATATGCTTGTGCAGGCATACAAGTGTATctagaaatgtgtgtgtgcgtgtgaaTACTTGGGTAAGAGTGTAAGAGTATGTGTGTTGCTGTAAATAAGTGGTGGATGAGTGCTTGCTTCTGTGCATCAGCTGTTGGAGGGAAGTTGTGGGTAGGCCCGTCTGAGTGtgcaggctggaggagcagcagtgcacAAGGGTGGGTGGGATGAAGGTCTCTCCCTCCACTTTGGCTTCATTCTATTTTAACAAATGGGAAGGAGGGATCCACCAGGAGGAGACGTGCCTCCCTGAGGTCAGGTGATGTTGGAGGAGGCAGTCCATGGAGGGTCAGTGACAAGAGCTGGGTGATGGAAAGGTGTCTCACAGGTGACTTGAGAGAAGGCATAAGGTGGGAAGGGATGGCACGAGGCCAGGCATGCTGGGACAGAAGACAAAAGCCCTGTACTGGGAAGCAGaacaagctgcagcagctgaggatgATGGGAACAGAATCACTTTATGAGGAAGCAAGAGACAAGGTCACCCAAAGGTGATGTGAGAACAAGTGAAGACCTGGTAGGCATCAGGGGAAGTGGAGTGCAGGACACCTGCATAGCAGAGCATCAGGTGAGGAGACATGTCCTAGCCAAgccaaagagcagaggaagtGTGGGAAGGGACTGCAAACATGACCAAGCAAAAGACATTCAGTGGTGCCCTCAGCCACTGGTACAGCTGTCACCTCCCTGACAGAGGTGACAATTGTCCCTATGAATCCTCCATCctcttgttttgtctttgagCCTGGGATGCTGATGCCAAGCTGTCCAAGCCTGTAGGCTCAGCCTCAGGATCTGAGCTATCAGCAATACCACACAGCTATTGCTTTGCTCCTCTTACAAAGCGTGCTTGCTCCTTTGAGCGTGGGCAGTCAGACACCCAGGAGTGCTGGCTCAACTcatggggaaaagaaagtgcTTGGTAGCTAATTTCTATCTTCTGCTACCTCTtcacatctcctcctccttccagccaTGCACCAGCTGCCCATACTGTGGGCCCCAGTGAGAAAAACAGCTAAACTATTCATGGGTGTGGGATACACAGTCTGCTGGActaaaaaagcatcttttttttttttttttttttgcttggggAGCTCCTGCAGCATCCACTGGACAAAGCACAGTCAAGAAGTCCTAGCAGAATGAAGGTGAACTGCCAAAGCTCCTGCACCTATATGGGGCAACAAACAGTAGGAAGATTAAAAGGTCTGGCTGCCGAGTGGTCAACTAGATGGACACCACAGCACTTTAAATGGGGGTCTGTGTTGCTCCTTTTGCAGTGAGAAACAGGGCAAGGGGAAtgctgggcaccactggcaCAGCAATCACTGTAGGATAGAGGAGAAATCATATCAGCTGGGGACCACGTAGCGCTGCTCATGGCTGATGACCAGGCGCTGTAGAAGGTCAGTGATAGTGAATGAGGACGTCACAGGAGACAGCTCAGATGGGTGGGGGGCAGATATAGGAAGgtttccttctccacagagtGGCTGCCCAGCTGCCATGGGGAGATGGGGGAGTTCCTTGGTTGCCAACATGCTTAACAGAGATGCTCTCCACCACTGAATTGAGCTGAGACTTCATTTCGCACGCCTTTGCAGCTCCATCTGCTGCAAGTCACCACTCAAGAAACTCCACCGACTGGTTGGCTTCTTAAAATACCTACATCTCTGAAGAGCCCAAGCACTGCAATGCTAGCCAGCACCAAGCAAGTGCACCAAGGAGACATCATTTTGATACATGGAGTCAGAGACCACTAgcaaggcagctctgcaggggagcctgctggggaaaacaaaatgttttccagggAAACCTGCAGAAAACTGGACGTCTTAAAACAggagtttaaaagaaaagagtcACAAGTATCATATTCTTCTATCTTGTGTTTTCTCCTCTATGCTGCATCCTATTTTTCAGTGacaaattggggaaaaaaatggagataaaatggaaaataagactgggggagggaaaagaaaagttttgggtttttttttgtctgaaatgcaTGAGGACAAACTAAGCGCTACAAAATTCTGCAAAGTATCACCATTGATTAAAAGGCTATTTTTCATAGGAACGGACATTTGGAATGACAGACAGTACCTCGCTGCCTCCTGACCCCTGCTGCTGTCCtcagctctgcctccctcctggTGAATCCCCAGCTTTCTCTGTCATAATAGCATTAATCTGACTGCCCTTTTGATCCCTCTCCTAACCATGGTGTGGTTGACTCCGGGCAACCCAGAAGCCAACGGGACTGTGAGCAGTTGCTAAGTCAAATTCTGGCCGTGTTCAGGGGGATTTGTTCCAGTCAGATGTGGAAACGGATTTTTCTATTCTGGGTGCAGAGACACGGAGATAAGGGCTCCATCAAGCCCTGTGCTGCACAAAAGGTTTTATTCTTGTCACGTAGAGATCAGAGCTGCAAGACTAGAAAAGGCCGCAATGATTTCAGCAGCATTGTGCAATGCCTCTTCCCAGCAAACGTTTGATCATAGCCGGGGGTGCTAGAGGCATGGAGAGCCCATCCTGCCAGTTGCTCAGAGAGTCCATGTGTACATGTGTATACGTCAGAGTGCACAGGAGCAGATACAGAGAGGCATATATATGTgatgtgtatatatgcatacaaatgaatatttatgtgattgcatgtgtgtatgtgtgggtACATGCGACTGTGtgaatgtgtataaatatatatacatattcatgtCTGTGGGTGCTTTGATTCAAGTATATCTATATGCGCATGAGACCATATGTGGCCACCCACACAGATGCACACATACCCGGGACATACACGTGCCTCTTGGCCTAAGCATGAACACAAGAACACAGCACAGACACCTTCATACACACAGCCCAGGCATGGGCTAAAACTGGGAGATGACAACTGGACCTTGCAAATGACCCTCCCCACACACGGACCCACCACACATGCACACCCAAGCACATTTCTGCCAGCCCAACAGTGATCTGGGGCAGCTTTGGACCACTCAGTTTGacccttctcctctgcagtaGATCTTCAGGAGAGAAGCTGGAAGGGCAACGAATGGTGATCGGGGAGGGGTTCCAGCATGGAAAAGCGAGGGTGCGTTTCCAGGCTGCTGCTAACACAACCCACACTTAATGTCATTTGAAGCTGTTGTTAGGGAGCCGCTATATTTGTCATCAGcaggaaaacacagcagctaAGCTCAGGCAACAGCAAAACTGTCCAGGCCACGTTCTGCTTCAGCTATTGTACAGAACTGTGGAACaagggggtgaggggagggggcaggaagCAGTTAATCAGTTGTTGAAATAGGGTAGCCAGTAGATAAGAGATAGGGAGATACAAGAAAGGGAAACAGCCTTGAAAAGAAGATGCTCCTGGCTCTCCTGAGGATTCAACAAGGAATTGAAATGCTTTATCTGCTCGAATAAGtggaaaatatgcaaatatttgctcataaaaaaatgttgtgcTTTGCCTTCCCAAGCATAAAATATGCAAACGCCATGCACAACGCAGCCAGCTCACTCAGATCTCACACTTACCACGTCATGTGCGTGCgcacacgcacacccccccaCGTCTATGCAGCCTGGGAAAGACGTgtgcctgggctgcagcatgTCCTTCTACACATGACAAACAGCACCATGTGGGAAGGAAATACATACGCTTTGCCTGACGACCTGTGCGTGCACGGACTGTGCCCCATCACTGTTTCCTTCGGTGGTCTTCACTCGGGGCAGCTGCTAagctgcgggggggggtggggggtgggtttGCAGAGAGGACGACGGAAGGTGAGCCCACCTCAGCCTCTACCTGCCCTCGGCCACAGGTGCCGGGAGCACACACAAGCGGGCTGCCCGCCGTTTGCAGGCAGCcgggcagcgcggggcggggaggaggcagcGCGGGGCGCTGCGCGGCGCGTCCTGCAGGGGGGAGTCGGCAGCCGCCgtgcgggcgggcgggcgggcgggcgtGCTGCGGCCCAGCCGGGCCCGCTTCTCACACACACGCTGTCTTCTCAACTGGAAGTGTTCTCGGGTTTGAGGCAAGGGCTGTGCCCGGCGGGGATGCTGCACGAATGGCTGGACCCAGCACCCCTGCACGCTCCGTGGTGTGCTGACTGCAGGAACGAGGGACTTTAGTCGGGACTTCGATCAGGACCCCCCACCGACATTGTATCTTCTTGGAAATCCCATATATTCACCATGCAGGTGTATGAGCCTGGAGGGCCATGCAGAGCTGTTAGACCCTCAGAGGCATTGTAGCTACAGCAAGGCATCACACAGCTTCAGCAGAGATCTGTTGCTGTGAAAAGCATGAAACTTCACTGCATGGGTATCAAACAACACCTATGCCTTGAAGAAAAAGCGATCAACATGCTTGAGCTAGACCAAATGGCCAGACAACGTGGCAGGACTCTTGCTCTGTTGACTGGTTTTAGGACCAGACTCAGGACAGTACTACCAAGTGATGGTGGAACCTCTGTGTTTCAAACCCCCCTGGTGCCAGGGTGTCTCCCTTAGTGGGAAGTACCTGTCACAGATCCAAGAGTTTCTGTGAGCTCTTAAAAACCAGCTTCCCCTGTCATGCCACAAAGTGCTTGTTTCTTTGGTAAGAAAGCTCATGGgtacttctgaagaaaattttcttgcCCTAACCACTGTCCACCTTTCTCAGCCCTACTTGTGAGAGTTGAGATGCCCTCACTAGTGATCTACTGTTCATAACTGCTCAGGGCAGGGCTAGGGGACGACACTACAGAAGAACAAATGGGTCTACATAGGAGtggatgggaggaggaggcatTTAGATGCATTCAgatgcagagaagcagagggcagcaggctgggctgaAGGTTATTTTTAAGAACTGGTTCAAACAGACTGCAGTGTTGCCTGGTATCTCCCATCCAGCCAAGCTGTTGGGCCTAGATGCTCACAAGGCAGCAAAGTCTTGCTGGTTGCAGCAGGGTTAGCACTTGTGGTCACATGCCAGA
This sequence is a window from Balearica regulorum gibbericeps isolate bBalReg1 chromosome 1, bBalReg1.pri, whole genome shotgun sequence. Protein-coding genes within it:
- the SSTR3 gene encoding somatostatin receptor type 3 gives rise to the protein MDTSAFSLPTPAVSEEGNASGSWAGFTTPNSSTTTSPGVVVSGVLIPLVYLIVCVVGLIGNSLVIYVVLRHSVSESVTNVYILNLALADELFMLGLPFLAAQNALSYWPFGSFMCRLVMAVDAINQFTSIFCLTVMSVDRYLAVVHPGKSSKWRTARVAKAVSATVWVLSSVVVLPVVVFSDVPLGMSTCHIQWPEPASVWRAGFIVYTATLGFFGPLLVICLCYLLIVVKVRSSGRRVRALSSKHKLSERRVTRMVVAVVAVFILCWLPFYVLNIINVVCPLPEEPSLFGVYFLVVVLPYANSCANPIIYGFLSYRFKQGFRRAILRPSRRVQSQEVPACPPEKTDDEGEEGEISKITQNGNDRQEHPLSSGEGENSEQKPLPEEPVGCEKSNKLHVSYL